CACCGGAGCCGCATGGCCCGCCTACAAGCTGCTGGCACTCGGAGCGGGTGCGGTGGTCTTCGTCATCACGCTTCTGCTCATCGCGACGATGTCGACCGCGGTGCTCTCATCCGCCGCCGTCGCCAGCTTTGTCTGGCTGACCGGCTCGCTCATTCACTGAGCAGAACCCCACCCCGGGGTGTAATACATCCCCATGTCTTCGCCACGCGATTCCACTGCCGGGCATTCCGCCGGGCAACGCATGGAGCGACTTGCCCATGAGGTCACCGATGATGTGCTGGCTGCCGAGAAGCATCTGCCGTCGTGGCTGCGTCCGGGAGCGCCGGAAAGCCGGATACCCGTCCTCATCGCACTGATCGCCGCGATCGGTCTCCAGTTGGCCATCCCGGCACAGTTCAATTTGACCCCACGCTGGCCGCTGCCCGCTCTCGAGTCCGTACTCCTGCTGATCCTGGTGATTCTCAACCCGATAAAGTTCACGCGCTCAACGACTCTCGGGCGCTGGGCGACGTATGTACTGATCGCCGCCATCACCGCCGATAACACGATCTCCGCGGTTCTCCTCGATTACAAGATCGTCTCCGGGCAGATGGGCGACAACCCACGCGTGCTGCTCGGCAGCGGGCTGGCCATATTCATCACCAACGTGATCGTGTTCGGTATGTGGTACTGGGAGTTCGATCGCGGCGGGCCCTTCGCCCGCCACACCCCGGAACGACCGCATCCGGACTTCATGTTTCCGCAAATGGCCAATCCCGAACTCGCACCGCCGGATTGGCGCCCGAAGTTCCCTGACTACTTGTACGTGAGCTTCACCAACGTTGTCGCCTTCTCCCCCACGGACACCATGCCGCTGTCCCGGTGGGCGAAGATGCTGATGACGTTGCAATCGATGGTGGCACTCTCGACCGTTGCACTGGTGCTCGCCCGTGCCGTGAACATCCTGAGCTAGCCGTGATCGCACCGAACTCCATCCCGACATCGGACGACCCCGGGACCCTCAATCGGATTCTGCACCTGGCCACGATGCTCGCGGTCAATGCCATCCCCGTCACCGGGTGGTTCGTCGGAGGATGGTCGGCCGGCACCACGCTCGCCGTCTACTGGTTCGAGACGGTGGTGGCGTCCCTGTTCATCGCCCTTCGCGCGATCCTGCACCGGAGGTGGAGCCCGCGCCGCGGACACTTCAGATACGAGGCCCCCGGACCGGACCGCAGCTACTCGCGCACCTCGTTCGTCAAGGGGTTCCTGTTCACCACCCTTGTCTTTTCGGGTGCACATGGATTCTTCCTCGCGGTGATCGTGTTCCTGCTCACTCACAACGGCAAGGCCGTACTGATCGGTATCGACTGGCACAGTGTCGGATTCGGATGCCTTCAGGTGCTCATCGCCCTCGCCGTCGACCTCCTGATAGACCTTCCCTCGCTACGCCGGTGGTCCTTCTGGCAGTTGGAGATGATGGCAAGTCGCGGCTTTCTGCGAGTGGCCGTCGTGCACCTGACCCTGATCTTCGGGATGTTCGCAGTCGCGGTCACCGATGCGCCGTCCGCACTGTTCGGAGTGTTCGTCGCCCTCAAGACCATGTATTCGCTGAGCACCACCTTCCCGCAATGGGAGCCTGCCACGCCGCCGCGCTGGTTGAGCAGCGCCATGAACCGCATCCCGAGCGCACGTCTGGGGCTCACCTTCGAGGAGCAGTGGGCCAAGGACCGACGTGACG
The nucleotide sequence above comes from Mycobacteroides saopaulense. Encoded proteins:
- a CDS encoding DUF6498-containing protein translates to MAPNSIPTSDDPGTLNRILHLATMLAVNAIPVTGWFVGGWSAGTTLAVYWFETVVASLFIALRAILHRRWSPRRGHFRYEAPGPDRSYSRTSFVKGFLFTTLVFSGAHGFFLAVIVFLLTHNGKAVLIGIDWHSVGFGCLQVLIALAVDLLIDLPSLRRWSFWQLEMMASRGFLRVAVVHLTLIFGMFAVAVTDAPSALFGVFVALKTMYSLSTTFPQWEPATPPRWLSSAMNRIPSARLGLTFEEQWAKDRRDETARRRKNEEPWADSKR